In the genome of Polaribacter sp. MED152, one region contains:
- a CDS encoding sugar phosphate isomerase/epimerase has translation MTTIKGPAVFLAQFMGDNEPFNSLEGLCKWAANLGYKGIQIPTLDKSIIDLDVAAESQTYCDEFKGKINSFGLEITELSTHIQGQLVAVHPAHDLMFDVFAPKELQGKPKERTLWAIDQLKKAGIVSRRLGLNNHATFSGSLLWPVMHPWPQQPKGLVETGFKELANRWLPILDTFKDNDVNVCYEVHPVEDIHDGDTFERFLAATNNHSAVNILYDPSHFVLQQLDYIRYIDHYHEFIKAFHVKDSEFNPSGKKGMFGGYNDWKDRAGRYRSPGDGQVDFKKVFSKLTEYGCDLWAVLEWECIIKSPEQGAREGVQFIKDHIIEVTTKRFDDFAGSKDEIDQNHLNRILGI, from the coding sequence ATGACTACAATTAAAGGACCTGCAGTTTTCTTAGCGCAGTTTATGGGAGATAACGAACCATTTAATTCTTTAGAGGGCTTGTGCAAATGGGCTGCCAACTTAGGTTATAAAGGTATACAGATACCTACATTAGACAAGTCTATTATAGATTTAGATGTAGCAGCAGAAAGTCAGACTTACTGTGATGAATTTAAAGGGAAAATAAATTCTTTTGGTTTAGAAATTACAGAATTATCAACCCATATTCAAGGCCAATTAGTGGCAGTGCATCCAGCACATGATTTAATGTTTGATGTCTTTGCACCTAAAGAATTGCAAGGCAAACCTAAAGAAAGAACTTTGTGGGCAATTGATCAATTGAAAAAAGCAGGTATTGTGAGCAGAAGATTAGGTCTAAATAACCATGCAACTTTTTCAGGATCTTTATTATGGCCAGTAATGCATCCTTGGCCACAACAACCTAAAGGTTTAGTAGAAACAGGTTTTAAAGAATTAGCTAACAGATGGCTACCTATTTTGGATACTTTTAAAGACAATGATGTAAATGTTTGCTATGAAGTACATCCTGTAGAAGATATTCATGATGGTGATACTTTTGAGCGATTTTTAGCAGCTACAAATAATCATTCAGCTGTAAATATTTTATATGATCCTTCTCACTTTGTGTTACAACAGTTAGATTACATAAGGTATATAGATCATTACCATGAATTTATTAAGGCCTTTCATGTTAAAGACTCAGAGTTTAATCCTTCAGGCAAAAAAGGAATGTTTGGTGGTTATAATGATTGGAAGGATAGAGCAGGTAGATATAGGTCTCCAGGAGATGGTCAGGTCGATTTTAAGAAAGTTTTCTCTAAGCTTACTGAGTATGGATGTGATTTATGGGCTGTGTTGGAATGGGAATGTATCATTAAAAGTCCAGAACAAGGAGCAAGAGAAGGTGTACAGTTTATAAAAGATCATATTATAGAAGTTACTACCAAAAGATTTGATGATTTTGCTGGTAGTAAAGATGAAATTGATCAAAATCACTTGAATAGAATTTTAGGAATTTAA
- a CDS encoding DUF1080 domain-containing protein has translation MKKIILLFSIGFFVLSCKQSTEKEPAILEQQVEEPTKPEETEIWEPKPPTVSVDSETGIPSDAIILFDGSDFNEWISSKDSTEVQWILNEDKSMTVKNKAGDIQTKQNFGSVQLHLEWKSSEEVRADGQNRSNSGVFLQNRYEVQILDNNDNETYVNGQVGSIYKQSIPLVKASSKTGNWNTYDIIYHQPIFDKNGQIEQKATITVLHNGVLVQDNFTLEGTTEYIGWPKYNAHGEQPIKLQDHQDNSGVSYRNIWVRRL, from the coding sequence ATGAAAAAAATCATATTACTTTTTTCAATAGGGTTTTTTGTGCTTAGTTGTAAGCAAAGTACAGAAAAAGAACCAGCAATATTAGAGCAACAAGTAGAAGAACCAACCAAGCCAGAAGAAACAGAAATTTGGGAACCTAAACCACCAACTGTAAGTGTAGATTCTGAAACTGGAATACCTTCAGATGCTATAATTCTTTTTGACGGTTCAGATTTCAACGAATGGATTTCCTCTAAAGATTCTACAGAGGTACAATGGATTTTGAATGAAGATAAAAGTATGACCGTTAAAAATAAAGCGGGTGATATTCAAACAAAACAAAACTTTGGTTCTGTACAATTGCATTTAGAATGGAAATCTTCTGAAGAGGTTAGAGCAGATGGGCAAAATAGGAGCAATAGTGGCGTTTTTCTTCAAAATAGATACGAAGTTCAAATACTAGATAATAATGATAACGAAACCTATGTAAATGGTCAAGTTGGTTCCATTTATAAGCAATCAATTCCGTTAGTTAAAGCTTCATCAAAAACAGGAAACTGGAATACCTATGATATTATTTATCATCAACCCATTTTCGATAAAAATGGTCAAATTGAGCAAAAAGCAACAATTACAGTTTTGCATAATGGAGTTCTAGTTCAAGATAATTTTACATTAGAGGGTACAACAGAATATATTGGCTGGCCTAAGTATAATGCTCATGGTGAGCAACCTATAAAATTGCAGGATCATCAAGATAATAGTGGTGTTAGCTATAGAAATATATGGGTAAGAAGACTCTAA
- a CDS encoding RagB/SusD family nutrient uptake outer membrane protein has protein sequence MKKILLLFTVSCVLISFNACTDLDEVLVGEQTESFNGSEPSFGSFDGGGAGPSDAINSAFAQLRESGSANHGGYWSVQSVSSDEMAITQKGGDWFDGGIWIDMHRHTYTSTNGPINGAWGQQYSAIGECNNLLAGSLDANQTAQVRALRAFFYYRLLDMWGNVKIVTTPGVDAPQSTRAQVFNFVETELLAALGVPSITSSMDLSASPLTTNQEVYRINQFAALGLLAKLYLNAEVYTGTPRYSEAAMAAGYVIDNGGYMLVDSGYQVENPGKRPAVASDPDMLSGYATIFAPNNESNPEMVWSIPYDNVSGPNMNFARMTLHYANQFTYNLSSQPWNGYSALEEFYNSYDDSDVRKKANFIIGTQLDYQGSVIVDYAESSDLELTYTAEINELEPNASREGGARLGKFSFRQGGQDNMDNDYPIIRLGDLYLIRAEGLARAAGDWNMALPDVNTIRNRAGLTTPLGSLTADEFLAERGREMFMEVTRRQDLIRFGKWGDSWWEKTNSDAHKTLFPIPQEQIDASGGTLTQNPGY, from the coding sequence ATGAAAAAAATACTTTTATTATTTACAGTTTCTTGTGTTCTGATATCATTCAACGCTTGTACAGATTTAGATGAGGTACTCGTTGGTGAACAAACAGAATCATTTAACGGCTCAGAACCATCTTTTGGTAGTTTTGATGGTGGAGGTGCAGGACCTTCAGACGCAATAAATTCAGCTTTCGCTCAATTGAGAGAATCAGGATCTGCAAACCATGGTGGATATTGGTCAGTACAATCTGTATCTTCAGATGAAATGGCTATTACACAAAAAGGTGGTGACTGGTTTGATGGTGGAATTTGGATAGACATGCACAGACATACGTATACTTCTACTAATGGACCAATTAACGGTGCATGGGGTCAGCAGTATAGTGCAATTGGTGAGTGTAATAACCTATTAGCAGGTAGTTTAGATGCTAATCAAACTGCTCAAGTTAGAGCATTAAGAGCATTTTTCTACTACAGATTATTAGATATGTGGGGTAACGTAAAAATTGTTACAACTCCAGGTGTAGATGCTCCTCAATCAACTAGAGCACAAGTTTTCAATTTCGTAGAAACAGAATTGTTAGCTGCTTTAGGTGTGCCTTCAATTACTTCTAGTATGGATTTATCAGCAAGTCCGTTAACTACAAATCAAGAGGTTTATAGAATTAACCAATTTGCGGCTTTAGGTTTATTAGCTAAATTATACTTAAATGCAGAAGTTTACACAGGTACTCCAAGATATTCAGAAGCTGCAATGGCTGCAGGTTATGTAATTGACAATGGTGGTTATATGTTAGTAGATAGTGGTTATCAAGTAGAAAACCCTGGTAAAAGACCTGCAGTAGCATCAGACCCAGATATGTTAAGTGGTTATGCAACAATATTTGCTCCAAACAACGAAAGCAATCCAGAAATGGTTTGGTCTATTCCTTATGACAATGTTTCAGGTCCAAATATGAACTTTGCACGTATGACTTTGCACTATGCAAATCAGTTTACTTACAACTTATCATCTCAGCCTTGGAATGGGTATTCAGCTTTAGAAGAATTTTATAATTCTTATGATGATTCTGATGTTCGTAAGAAAGCAAACTTTATTATTGGTACTCAATTAGATTACCAAGGTTCAGTAATTGTAGATTATGCAGAATCTTCTGATTTAGAGTTGACATATACTGCAGAAATAAATGAATTAGAGCCAAATGCTTCTAGAGAAGGTGGTGCACGTTTAGGTAAGTTTAGCTTCAGACAAGGAGGACAAGATAACATGGATAACGATTACCCAATTATTCGTTTAGGTGATTTATATTTAATTAGAGCAGAAGGTTTAGCAAGAGCTGCAGGAGACTGGAACATGGCTTTACCAGATGTAAATACAATAAGAAATAGAGCTGGTTTAACAACTCCTTTAGGTTCTTTAACTGCTGATGAATTTTTAGCAGAAAGAGGTAGAGAGATGTTTATGGAGGTTACTCGTCGTCAAGATTTAAT
- a CDS encoding AraC family transcriptional regulator: protein MKLNVQNITPFKVGEIEYHADTCLPLIDAVNRNKLKFKALARYTYPGDRLTDDTLGINSIGYWDANKPQDWGLDWHRNEGIEIHFLESGTMPYAQQGEEMELVPNSLTITRPWEMHKVGSPAIGMGKFYWLILDLNVRRPHQNWKWPDWICLADKDLEKLTTILRHNEKICWKADKRIRECFQKIGKAVDSDNEGDKASKIRILVNNLLLLLLDLLIVDEVSLNENLTNSSRSVKLFLKELELNLTENWTVEKMARSSGVGLTRFTHHCKQLTNLTPMKFLMLKRIEMSKNILIEQPDINISDVAYLCGFSTSQYFATMFKKQEKCTPIIFRKRVLESV from the coding sequence ATGAAATTAAATGTACAAAATATAACACCATTTAAAGTAGGTGAAATTGAGTATCATGCAGACACTTGTTTACCTTTAATAGATGCCGTAAATAGAAATAAATTAAAGTTTAAAGCATTAGCTAGATATACCTATCCTGGAGATCGATTAACAGACGATACATTAGGTATAAATAGTATTGGTTATTGGGATGCTAATAAGCCACAAGATTGGGGTTTAGATTGGCATAGAAACGAAGGCATAGAAATTCATTTCCTTGAATCTGGTACAATGCCTTATGCTCAACAAGGAGAGGAAATGGAGTTGGTACCAAACAGTTTAACCATTACTAGGCCTTGGGAAATGCACAAAGTAGGCAGCCCAGCTATTGGTATGGGTAAATTCTATTGGCTAATTTTAGATTTGAATGTTAGAAGGCCACATCAAAATTGGAAATGGCCAGACTGGATATGTTTAGCTGATAAAGATTTAGAGAAATTAACTACTATTTTAAGGCACAATGAAAAGATTTGTTGGAAAGCAGATAAGAGAATTCGTGAGTGTTTTCAGAAAATAGGGAAAGCTGTAGATTCTGATAATGAAGGAGATAAGGCTTCTAAAATTAGAATTTTGGTTAATAATTTACTCTTGCTTTTATTAGATCTTTTAATTGTTGATGAAGTATCTTTAAACGAAAATTTAACCAATAGTTCAAGAAGTGTAAAGTTGTTTTTAAAGGAGTTAGAGTTAAACCTAACAGAGAATTGGACTGTTGAAAAAATGGCAAGATCATCTGGAGTTGGTTTAACAAGATTTACACATCATTGCAAGCAATTAACCAATTTAACTCCTATGAAATTTTTAATGCTAAAGCGTATAGAAATGTCTAAAAATATCTTAATTGAGCAGCCTGATATCAATATAAGTGACGTTGCATATTTATGCGGATTTTCTACAAGTCAGTACTTTGCAACTATGTTTAAAAAACAGGAAAAATGCACGCCAATAATCTTTAGAAAAAGGGTTTTAGAAAGTGTTTAA
- a CDS encoding sugar phosphate isomerase/epimerase, whose amino-acid sequence MNIIFTKKLKFPILLIVFSLFFFSCKNEAKKGLKDVESGITSTNESSEPFFKLSLAQWSLHRTFNDEGVSPFKFAEMSKNMGFEGLEYVNHLYMNQIQEMGFDAVIDSLNTLSKKYAVENVLIMVDGEGDLADPSEDVRNMAVESHKKWIDAAAKLGCHSIRVNTFGTNDPAIWKNAVVDGLKKLSAYAATKNINVLCENHGWLSSDADLLMEAINEVNMENCGTLPDFGNWCVKRKDGAKWGECEEEYKDKYKGIELMMPEAKAVSAKAYDFDENGNETTLDFVRILNNVKNAGYSGFIGVEYEGDRLSEKEGIIAIKDLLLKASTQLKN is encoded by the coding sequence ATGAACATTATTTTCACTAAAAAATTAAAATTTCCAATTTTACTCATTGTATTTTCTTTATTCTTTTTCAGTTGTAAAAATGAAGCAAAGAAAGGTTTAAAAGATGTCGAAAGTGGAATTACTTCAACTAATGAAAGCTCAGAGCCATTTTTTAAATTGTCTTTAGCTCAATGGTCTTTGCATAGAACTTTTAATGATGAAGGTGTGAGTCCTTTTAAGTTTGCAGAAATGTCTAAAAACATGGGTTTTGAAGGTTTAGAGTATGTGAACCATTTATACATGAATCAAATTCAAGAAATGGGTTTTGATGCTGTTATAGATTCGTTAAATACGTTAAGCAAAAAATATGCAGTAGAGAATGTGCTAATTATGGTAGATGGTGAAGGTGATTTAGCAGATCCAAGTGAAGATGTAAGAAACATGGCTGTAGAGAGTCATAAAAAATGGATTGATGCTGCTGCAAAACTTGGTTGCCATTCAATACGTGTAAATACATTTGGTACCAATGACCCTGCAATTTGGAAAAACGCTGTTGTAGATGGTTTGAAAAAATTGTCAGCTTATGCTGCAACAAAAAACATAAATGTACTTTGTGAAAATCATGGCTGGTTATCTTCGGATGCAGATTTATTAATGGAAGCTATTAATGAGGTAAACATGGAAAATTGCGGAACATTGCCTGATTTTGGTAATTGGTGTGTAAAAAGAAAGGATGGTGCAAAATGGGGTGAATGCGAAGAGGAGTATAAAGATAAATACAAAGGAATTGAGCTAATGATGCCAGAGGCCAAAGCTGTTAGTGCTAAAGCTTATGATTTTGATGAAAATGGAAATGAAACGACTCTAGATTTTGTAAGGATCTTAAATAATGTTAAGAATGCTGGTTATTCTGGTTTTATAGGTGTGGAATATGAAGGTGATAGATTGTCTGAAAAAGAGGGAATAATTGCTATTAAGGATTTATTGTTAAAAGCATCAACGCAACTTAAGAATTAA
- a CDS encoding SusC/RagA family TonB-linked outer membrane protein encodes MKNKLLKKLILPFLFLVGGIMYGQTITGVVSDATGGLPGVSVNIKGTSTGTQTDFDGKYSIKANQGDVLVFRSLGFKTEERTVGTSSTINLTMVEESNQLDEIIVVGYGSTTKKEITSSVTKVDEESFNKGTVNSASELLQGKVSGLSIYNKGGDPNTDAVIRLRGISTVGSNSQPLIVIDGVIGASLNNIDPSDIASMTVLKDGSAAAIYGSRGSSGVIIVTTKRGRAGETQVSYNGSVAMSSIQNQVQNMTGDEFVAAGGTDLGSRTDWLDLVTRNAVTTVNNVAITGGYDDTSFRVSANFRNAEGILKNSGFDQFNTRFQASTKLLNDKLKVDFNASYTQRESDFGFNEALRYAVLYNPTAPVLGADSPYPYNGDPYGGYFETLGLFDSFNPVSIQDQNQNYGERSEFTYSANFKYTVTDDISLNALYSQQSTNLTNGEYYKTTSLFRGGADNPFRKGLARLYTEDRDFKLFEVYGDYNFKPTDKLDFKLTAGYSWQQENFFNYFLAAGDFPNDDLAYINALEWSQDQLNGGFIEVNSNKSPDQKIIAFFTRLNVTFDDAIYFNASIRREGSSKLGENNKWGLFPALGIGADLNKYLQLDNVDLFKVRLGYGVTGSLPSDYGLAYSKFEPTSDLLSNQRLTDANPDLKWEEKAETNLGFEFTSGRLNATLDLYTRKVSDFILERAVDIAVYPSGRRVENGGDLSTNGFELAVNYDIIKNNDLTYNSGIILSSYKTTLDSYNLPGLRGNLGAPGQNDTNVILVAEGQEIGQIYGALWDGTVTNGSQNFVDVNGDGSIDVNQEFGNAVDSDGDGVIDGDLTKLGKGIPDFELGWTHTVRYKNWDLNAFFRGAFGHSLVNNFRVFYEPRVGSQGSYNFINTEYADPNITNAKFSSLYVEKADFLKLDNISLGYSFDISEDSKYFKDIRVSLTGQNLFTITNYSGADPEPAFTDRGSVDNGGFLTAGADPLTPGIDRRYNYFASRTVTLGININF; translated from the coding sequence ATGAAAAACAAGTTACTTAAAAAATTAATTCTACCATTCCTCTTTTTGGTTGGTGGTATTATGTATGGTCAAACTATTACTGGTGTTGTTTCTGATGCCACAGGTGGTTTACCTGGTGTAAGTGTAAATATAAAAGGCACTAGCACAGGTACTCAGACAGACTTTGATGGAAAATATTCTATTAAAGCAAATCAAGGAGATGTGTTAGTTTTTAGATCTTTAGGATTCAAAACTGAAGAGAGAACAGTTGGTACATCTTCAACAATTAATTTAACAATGGTAGAAGAAAGTAACCAATTAGACGAAATTATCGTTGTTGGTTATGGTAGTACTACCAAAAAAGAAATTACATCTTCGGTTACTAAGGTAGATGAAGAGTCTTTTAACAAGGGTACTGTAAACAGTGCTTCAGAATTACTTCAAGGTAAGGTATCTGGTTTAAGTATCTATAATAAAGGTGGAGACCCAAACACAGACGCAGTTATTCGATTAAGAGGTATTTCTACTGTAGGTTCTAACTCACAACCATTAATTGTTATTGATGGTGTTATTGGTGCTTCTTTAAACAATATCGATCCAAGTGATATTGCTAGTATGACAGTGTTAAAAGATGGTTCTGCTGCTGCAATCTACGGTTCTCGTGGTTCAAGTGGTGTAATTATTGTAACTACTAAAAGAGGTAGAGCAGGTGAAACACAAGTTTCTTATAATGGATCTGTTGCAATGTCATCAATTCAAAATCAAGTTCAGAATATGACTGGTGATGAATTTGTTGCTGCAGGTGGTACAGATTTAGGAAGTAGAACAGACTGGTTAGACTTAGTAACAAGAAATGCTGTAACTACAGTAAATAATGTTGCTATTACTGGTGGTTATGATGATACTAGTTTTAGAGTTTCGGCTAACTTTAGAAATGCAGAAGGTATTTTAAAGAATTCTGGCTTCGATCAATTTAACACTAGATTTCAAGCAAGTACAAAATTATTAAATGATAAATTAAAAGTTGATTTTAATGCATCTTATACGCAAAGAGAATCTGATTTCGGATTTAATGAAGCTTTAAGATATGCAGTATTGTATAATCCAACTGCTCCAGTTTTAGGTGCAGATTCACCTTATCCTTATAATGGAGATCCTTATGGAGGTTACTTCGAAACTTTAGGTTTATTTGATAGTTTTAATCCAGTATCAATTCAAGATCAAAATCAGAATTATGGAGAGAGAAGTGAGTTTACTTATTCTGCAAACTTCAAATATACTGTTACAGATGATATTAGCTTAAATGCATTATACTCTCAACAATCAACAAACTTAACAAATGGTGAGTACTATAAAACTACTTCTTTGTTTAGAGGTGGTGCAGATAACCCATTTCGTAAAGGTTTAGCAAGATTATATACAGAAGACAGAGACTTTAAATTATTTGAAGTTTATGGAGACTATAATTTTAAGCCAACAGACAAATTAGACTTTAAACTTACTGCTGGTTACTCTTGGCAACAAGAAAATTTCTTTAACTATTTCTTAGCTGCAGGAGATTTTCCAAATGATGATTTAGCGTATATCAACGCTTTAGAATGGTCTCAAGATCAATTAAATGGTGGTTTTATTGAAGTTAATAGTAACAAATCTCCAGATCAGAAGATTATAGCATTCTTTACAAGACTAAATGTAACTTTTGATGACGCTATTTATTTTAATGCTTCTATAAGAAGAGAAGGATCTAGTAAGTTAGGAGAAAACAACAAATGGGGTTTATTCCCAGCATTAGGTATTGGTGCAGATCTTAATAAATATTTACAGTTAGACAACGTAGATTTATTCAAAGTACGTTTAGGTTATGGGGTTACAGGATCTTTACCATCTGATTATGGTTTAGCTTACTCTAAATTTGAGCCAACTTCAGATTTATTAAGTAACCAAAGATTAACAGATGCTAACCCAGATTTAAAATGGGAAGAAAAAGCAGAAACTAACTTAGGTTTTGAATTTACGTCTGGTAGATTAAATGCTACTTTAGATTTATATACAAGAAAAGTATCTGACTTTATTTTAGAAAGAGCAGTAGATATTGCTGTATATCCTTCAGGAAGAAGAGTTGAAAATGGAGGAGATTTATCTACTAATGGTTTTGAATTAGCAGTAAACTATGATATCATTAAAAACAACGATTTAACTTATAATTCAGGAATAATCTTATCTAGCTACAAAACTACTTTAGATTCTTATAACCTTCCTGGTTTAAGAGGTAATTTAGGAGCACCAGGACAAAATGATACTAATGTAATCTTAGTTGCAGAAGGTCAAGAAATTGGTCAAATTTATGGAGCTTTATGGGATGGTACTGTGACTAATGGTAGCCAGAACTTTGTTGATGTAAATGGAGATGGTAGTATCGATGTAAACCAAGAATTTGGTAATGCAGTTGATTCTGATGGAGATGGAGTTATTGACGGAGATTTAACGAAATTAGGTAAAGGTATTCCAGATTTCGAATTAGGATGGACACACACTGTTAGATATAAAAATTGGGATTTAAACGCATTCTTTAGAGGAGCATTTGGTCACAGTTTAGTAAACAACTTTAGGGTGTTTTATGAGCCAAGAGTTGGTTCTCAAGGTTCTTATAACTTTATCAACACAGAATATGCAGATCCAAACATCACAAATGCGAAGTTTAGTTCTTTATATGTTGAGAAAGCAGATTTCCTTAAATTAGATAACATTTCTTTAGGATATTCATTCGATATCTCTGAAGATAGCAAATATTTTAAAGATATTAGAGTATCTTTAACAGGACAAAATTTATTTACGATCACTAACTATTCAGGTGCAGATCCAGAACCTGCATTTACGGATAGAGGTTCAGTTGACAATGGAGGTTTCTTAACTGCTGGTGCAGATCCATTAACTCCTGGTATTGATAGAAGATATAATTACTTTGCTTCTAGAACAGTTACATTAGGAATTAACATTAATTTTTAA
- a CDS encoding nucleoside permease, producing MKKSIQYQLSFMMFLEFFIWGGWFVTMGTFLGNNLGATGAETGMAYSTQSWGAIIAPFIIGLIADRYINAEKILAILHLIGAALMYLMAQATEFAVFYPYVLGYMIAYMPTLALVNSVSFNQMKDPAKQFPMVRVWGTIGWIIAGLAISFVFKWDSEANIAAGMLSNTFLMVAIASAILGVFSFSLPKTPPSANKDEKASLSDILGLEALKLFKDKNFFVFFISSFLICIPLAFYYQNISLFLTEYKVDNSTAWASLGQISEVAFMLLLPFFFKKYGFKKTVLFGMLAWVIRYLLFAYGNSGDLFFMLIIGIALHGICYDFFFVSGQIYTDSKAGDKIKSAAQGLITLATYGVGMLVGFWVAGKIVDQNIIADGVHGWQNIWMFPAIFAVVVMLIFGFLFKNEKVEYKS from the coding sequence ATGAAAAAATCAATTCAATATCAACTATCATTTATGATGTTCCTCGAGTTTTTTATTTGGGGAGGATGGTTTGTAACTATGGGTACATTCTTAGGAAATAATTTAGGTGCTACTGGTGCAGAAACAGGTATGGCTTATTCTACCCAATCTTGGGGAGCAATTATAGCACCTTTTATAATTGGTTTAATTGCAGATAGGTATATCAATGCAGAAAAGATTTTAGCAATTCTTCATTTAATAGGCGCAGCATTAATGTATTTAATGGCGCAAGCTACAGAATTTGCAGTCTTTTACCCTTATGTTTTAGGGTATATGATAGCTTACATGCCAACATTAGCTTTAGTAAATTCGGTTTCATTTAATCAAATGAAAGATCCAGCAAAACAGTTTCCAATGGTTAGAGTTTGGGGTACAATTGGTTGGATTATTGCAGGTTTGGCTATTAGCTTTGTCTTTAAATGGGATTCTGAAGCAAATATTGCAGCAGGAATGTTGTCGAATACTTTTTTGATGGTTGCTATTGCATCAGCAATTTTAGGTGTATTTAGTTTCTCTTTACCAAAAACGCCACCTTCTGCTAATAAAGATGAAAAAGCATCTTTATCAGATATTCTAGGTTTAGAAGCTTTAAAATTATTTAAAGACAAAAACTTCTTTGTGTTTTTTATCTCATCGTTTTTAATATGTATTCCACTAGCTTTTTATTATCAAAATATTAGTTTGTTCTTAACAGAATATAAGGTTGATAATTCTACAGCTTGGGCTTCTTTGGGTCAAATATCAGAAGTTGCATTTATGTTATTATTGCCTTTCTTTTTCAAAAAATACGGCTTTAAAAAAACGGTTCTGTTTGGAATGTTGGCTTGGGTAATTCGTTACTTACTGTTTGCTTATGGTAATAGTGGCGATTTATTTTTTATGCTGATTATTGGAATTGCATTACATGGTATATGTTATGATTTCTTCTTTGTTTCTGGTCAAATTTATACAGATTCTAAAGCTGGTGATAAAATTAAAAGTGCAGCTCAAGGTTTAATAACCTTAGCAACTTATGGAGTAGGAATGTTAGTCGGTTTTTGGGTTGCAGGTAAAATTGTAGATCAAAACATTATTGCTGATGGCGTTCATGGATGGCAGAATATTTGGATGTTCCCAGCAATTTTTGCTGTTGTAGTGATGCTAATATTTGGTTTTTTATTCAAAAACGAGAAAGTAGAATATAAATCTTAA
- a CDS encoding Gfo/Idh/MocA family protein, with translation MMGKIKLGILGGGSDSLIGVLHRVASSMFDKFELIGGVFNADYQENLKFAEQLDLSSNRVYKDLDTLIEQELALPEAERMQVISILTPNFLHFPMAKSLLENGFNVICEKPMTTTFAEAEILYQTLKKAQTVFAVTYTYTGYPMIRQMKQMIKNGELGEIQKVDAQYYQGWINPIIHDKEQRSSTWRLNPEKSGISCCIGDIGTHAFDMLEYVSGLKIESILADLNYLYSDNQMDIDGTVLLRCSNNVKGVICASQIATGEENSFVVKVYGKKAGLKWEQENPNYLYLMQDGKPLQVLKPGHDYNSDLSLDGTKLPPGHPEGIFDSMGNIYKGVAKAILKESYDSAEFPTIIDGVRGMSFIEKAVESHKKGNVWVDIHNY, from the coding sequence ATAATGGGTAAAATTAAATTAGGTATCCTAGGAGGAGGTTCAGACTCATTAATTGGTGTTTTGCACAGAGTAGCATCATCAATGTTTGATAAGTTTGAGTTAATTGGCGGTGTTTTTAATGCAGATTATCAAGAAAACTTAAAGTTTGCTGAGCAATTAGATTTATCATCAAATAGAGTATATAAAGATTTAGATACGCTAATTGAGCAAGAGTTGGCTTTGCCAGAGGCTGAAAGAATGCAGGTAATTTCGATATTAACTCCTAATTTTTTGCATTTCCCAATGGCTAAAAGTCTTTTGGAAAATGGTTTTAATGTTATCTGTGAAAAACCAATGACTACCACTTTTGCAGAAGCTGAAATATTATATCAAACATTAAAAAAAGCACAAACTGTTTTTGCAGTAACCTATACGTATACAGGTTATCCTATGATTCGTCAAATGAAACAGATGATCAAAAATGGAGAGCTAGGAGAAATACAAAAAGTAGATGCACAATATTATCAAGGTTGGATCAATCCAATTATTCATGATAAGGAGCAAAGGTCTTCAACTTGGAGGTTAAATCCAGAGAAATCAGGTATTAGTTGTTGTATAGGAGATATTGGAACGCATGCTTTTGACATGTTAGAATATGTGTCAGGATTAAAAATAGAATCCATTTTAGCCGATTTAAATTACCTATATTCAGACAATCAAATGGATATTGATGGAACAGTTTTATTAAGATGTTCAAATAATGTAAAAGGAGTAATCTGCGCTAGCCAAATTGCAACAGGAGAAGAAAATAGTTTTGTGGTTAAGGTTTACGGAAAGAAGGCAGGTTTAAAATGGGAGCAAGAAAACCCAAATTACTTGTATTTAATGCAAGATGGTAAACCTTTGCAGGTACTAAAGCCTGGCCATGATTACAATTCAGATTTGTCTTTAGATGGTACAAAATTGCCTCCAGGTCATCCTGAAGGAATATTTGATTCTATGGGTAATATTTATAAGGGTGTGGCTAAAGCAATTTTAAAAGAGTCTTATGATTCAGCTGAGTTCCCAACAATTATAGATGGTGTAAGAGGCATGAGCTTTATTGAAAAAGCCGTAGAATCTCATAAAAAAGGAAATGTTTGGGTAGATATCCATAATTATTAA